In one window of Microtus pennsylvanicus isolate mMicPen1 chromosome 2, mMicPen1.hap1, whole genome shotgun sequence DNA:
- the Dazap2 gene encoding DAZ-associated protein 2, which translates to MNSKGQYPTQPTYPVQPPGNPVYPQTLHLPQAPPYTDAPPAYSELYRPSFVHPGAATVPTMSAAFPGTSLYLPMAQSVAVGPLGSTIPMAYYPVGPIYPPGSAVLVEGGYDAGARFGTGATAGNIPPPPPGCPPNAAQLAVMQGANVLVTQRKGNFFMGGSDGGYTIW; encoded by the exons ATGAACAGCAAAG GTCAATATCCAACACAGCCTACCTACCCTGTGCAACCTCCTGGGAATCCAGTATACCCTCAGACCTTACACCTTCCTCAGGCTCCACCCTACACAGACGCTCCACCGGCGTACTCAGAG CTCTATCGTCCAAGCTTTGTTCATCCAGGGGCTGCCACAGTCCCCACCATGTCAGCTGCGTTTCCTGGCACCTCTCTGTATCTGCCTATGGCCCAGTCTGTGGCTGTTGGGCCTTTAGGCTCCACTATCCCCATGGCTTACTATCCAGTCGGTCCCATCTATCCACCTGGCTCAGCAGTGCTGGTAGAAGGAGGGTATGATGCAGGTGCCAGATTTGGTACTGGCGCTACCGCTGGCAACATTCCT CCTCCACCCCCTGGATGCCCTCCCAATGCTGCTCAGCTTGCAGTCATGCAGGGAGCCAACGTCCTTGTGACTCAGCGCAAGGGAAACTTCTTCATGGGTGGCTCAGATGGTGGCTACACCATTTGGTGA